The following proteins come from a genomic window of Girardinichthys multiradiatus isolate DD_20200921_A chromosome 8, DD_fGirMul_XY1, whole genome shotgun sequence:
- the cdc26 gene encoding anaphase-promoting complex subunit CDC26 isoform X1: MRRAPPPGACAASRRLSDVLRCKPIGKKMLRRKPTRLELKIDDTEEFESIKKELEARKRQREEAGSGAGVGGASVIGVDMIGGGASASSTAVSRVELINERIGYKPHPKPATLPTLFGSLQF, from the exons ATGCGGAGAGCTCCGCCACCTGGCGCATGCGCAGCTAGCAGGCGGTTGTCCGACGTTTTACG GTGTAAACCAATCGGCAAGAAGATGCTTCGGAGGAAACCGACTCGTTTGGAGCTGAAAATTGACGACACTGAGGAATTTGAGAGCATTAAAAAGGAACTTGAG GCCAGGAAACGACAGCGAGAGGAGGCGGGGTCAGGAGCTGGAGTGGGCGGAGCTTCTGTCATTGGTGTCGATATGATCGGGGGCGGAGCCTCTGCTTCCTCAACAGCTGTTTCTAGGGTGGAGCTTATCAATGAGCGAATCGGCTACAAGCCCCACCCCAAACCAGCCACGCTGCCGACCTTATTTGGAAGTTTAcagttttaa
- the cdc26 gene encoding anaphase-promoting complex subunit CDC26 isoform X2, producing MLRRKPTRLELKIDDTEEFESIKKELEARKRQREEAGSGAGVGGASVIGVDMIGGGASASSTAVSRVELINERIGYKPHPKPATLPTLFGSLQF from the exons ATGCTTCGGAGGAAACCGACTCGTTTGGAGCTGAAAATTGACGACACTGAGGAATTTGAGAGCATTAAAAAGGAACTTGAG GCCAGGAAACGACAGCGAGAGGAGGCGGGGTCAGGAGCTGGAGTGGGCGGAGCTTCTGTCATTGGTGTCGATATGATCGGGGGCGGAGCCTCTGCTTCCTCAACAGCTGTTTCTAGGGTGGAGCTTATCAATGAGCGAATCGGCTACAAGCCCCACCCCAAACCAGCCACGCTGCCGACCTTATTTGGAAGTTTAcagttttaa